The DNA window TGATTTACTGTAGGTCACTTGTTGAAAATGGACAATCAAACCTGAGCAGCTCTGCTTCAAGTTCTAGTTATTGGACAGTCTCTAACAAATTGGCTAGCAGTTCTGACTCATCTGTGTCTGAGACACTAGGGGAGAGTCCAGACTGGCTTGAGTTCAATGTACTATTCGACTTCCGCGAGGATCTTTATTATTTATCAATGCCTGAAATTTAAAAGCTTACATTAGGGGACCAGATATAGACATCAAGCATTTGTCAAATTCTTTAAGCTTCTCAGTGAAATCCTATCTATGGTTTATGAATTTTGACAGGAAGGAAGCGGTGATGATAAAGTCTTTGAAAATCTAGAACAAGCCCTATTCATTGCTGAAAAATCAAATCAAGAAGCATTTGACGAGTTGGACCGGCGTCTGAAAGCTGAAAAGGATGCTCTCAATGCTGTAGTACGCCAGGTAATGCCCCCTTCCTTTATTTTGCTCTCTTTTTGTGTGTGTATGTATATTTGCCTCAAAACTTATAGAATTATAGTTACATAATTGTTGTAGGGAAACATGTTTCTACTGATACAAGTTAGGCCTTTTGAAGTTCAACTTCTTCCATTCTTTGACATTGTCCAAGTTTTTGTTTTGTCTTCAATAGAAATGACCTAATGATTTTCCTACGTAGACTACACTAATGTTTGTCGGGAACAATGGAAACAATGAAGTAAGTATTTCATGTAACTGCTTATTCTGTTTATTTTGATTGATATTTATTGTATCAAGTTTGGCCGGAAGTTCCAAATGTCTGATTTCTGCCCCAAGATTTGGTATTTTCGTACTTTCTTAACCCAACTGGTAGACTTTAAACCTGCTTTTGTTATTCGTACAACTTTATAATGACAGCCATTACTGACTTGTAGgcaaatgaaatgaaaagttcATACATTGGAGAGTTAAGACGCAGGAAGGAAATTGAAGGAACACTTAGAAAACAGAACGAGGAACTTGAACAAGTCAAGCAGCAAAGAGATGAAGCACGCAAAATCGCCAGAACTCATAAGTTATTATTGGAGAGTCGAGGTGCCAAATCTGATCATGTTAAAGTATTGGAAGCTAAGGTATCATCTGCAATGGAGCAGTTACAAATTTACCAGAGAGAACGAGATGATTTGCGGGCAAAGCTCGAAagtacttgcatgtcaattaaAGATCATTCAACAATACAGGAAGAAGGGAGTTCTAATGTGCATATGCAGCAATTCTTCTCAGAGTTCTCTGTTGCCGAAATCCATGATGCAACTGAGGACTTTGACCCTTCTTTCAAGATTGCAGAAGGAGCATATGGGAGCGTTTATAGATGTACCCTTCGTCACACTGAAGTGGCTATAAAAGTGCTCCATCAAAATAGCTTACAAGGGCCCTTGGAATTTCAGAAGGAGGTAGGCTTAAACTGAAACTTTTCGAGTCACtcaatatacatacatatttttttttcaggTTGGCATTTTTAAGAAAATAGATTTTACCATAGAGAAAAAAATGAGGTGAGTGTGCTGTATACATTTCAGGTTGATATTTTGAGTAAGCTGAGGCATCCAAACCTGGTCACACTAATTGGAGTCTGCCCCGAAATATGGGCTCTCATCTATGAATATCTTCCGAATGGTAGCCTTGAAGATCGTTTGATCCCCAGGGATAATACTCCCCCATTGTCATGGCAAACTCGAATTCAAATTGCTACTGAGATATGTTCTGCCCTTATCTTCCTACATGCCTCTAAGCCTCAAAGGATGGTTCATGGCAACTTAAAACCAGGGAATATACTCCTTGATACCAACTTCGGCTGCAAACTTAGCGACTTCGGAGTCTGCCATGTGCTTTCTTCTCTCGAGAAATCAAACAATATGACTGATATAAGCCGCAAATTTCCTTATCTGGAGCCTCAGTTTCTTAACACAAGAACATTGACTCCTAGTTCCGATATATACTCATTTGGCATAATATTACTACAGTTGATTACTGGGAGACCGCCCTTGAGTATAATAGAGGACGCCCAACGTGCAGTAAATGGAAACCGTCTTAATGATTTATTGGATCCGTCAGCTGGAGACTGGTCATATGTAGAAGCTGAGCAGTTGACTCACTTGGCTTTGAGATGCTGTGATACTAACCGAAGCCGTCGACCAGACCTTGCTTCAGAGGTGTACAAGGTGCTTATTAGAAATACTATTGGACCCTTATCAACAATCCATGCAGGGTCTGAACAGCTTCGTCAGCCTCCTGATTCTTTCTTTTGTCCCATTTCAAAGGTTAGCTTCCATCATTACGAATGGCACTTTTATCAGTTACCAGAATCAAGTATTGCAAATCAATGTCGTCTCAACATATCCCTTACTGTCAAATGCTAGATTCTGGATGCAGAAGGGTATTCTAAACCTACATAGTATGATTGGTTTGCTTCTGTTTGCAGAAAATCATGATGGACCCACATGTGGCAGCCGATGGGTTCACCTATGAGTTAAGAGAGATACGGAGATGGCTGGATGGTGGGCACGATACCTCTCCTTGCACGAATATTCCACTTGCTCATCGCATTCTCATCCCTAACCATGCACTTCGTTCCGCAATCTTAGAGTGGTAGAAGCAGCATCACCACCATTAACGTTGTTCCTTATTCCAGGAACATATTTGATCAGTTTCCTACTGTTTTTCCCCATAGCCTATGTTGTGCGTTTCTTTCTATGTAGCATCCTTGTAAGTTGGAACCTTCATGCCGTTGCTTGTTTAAATAGAATATATACAGTGTTAACCTAAAAATATTatctgtatgtatgtatatatgtctaTGTCTATGTCTATGTCTATGTCTATGTCTATGTATGGATGGATGATTTTCCTTAAatttacattaaatttataatatttacatttgTTTGGTCTTATTATACTTGTTTTATTAGGATACTCCCCTTGGCAAGTAGATAAAACAAGCCCCAATTACAAACTGGTTTATTCCATTATATACGTATGTCTATCCATAGCATTCGCTGGTAATTGCATCGCAaattttgctctctttttttctcgGAGAAATGTAGACACACAACGTTCACAGGGATCATGTTCACACAGGATTGTAGAAAGTAAAGCTTCTAGGAGATTAGCTGAACTAGCTTCAAACTAGTCTGTTTTACTGGTTAATTTCTAAACGTGTTGCAATAACTATACTGCAAATATTACATTTGTAGCTTCTCTACAACCTAAAAGAGCAAAAAGGTTTATCAACTGGCACACATTTGAGGTACTTATTGTACAGGGTTTTATTACCATTATTCTCTCTGTTCTAAGGGCTGAAGTTGGACATGCGGACAAGGCCTTTCCGGTTCTCCTCTTGTCCAGAGAGTTTTGAGATCACCTCTCTTTTTCCCCAATGTAATAAATGTCCCTGCACCCAAAACAAATGACGTGTCGTAAGAGATATTTAAATGGAAGAAAACATTTCATCTGGGGTTTATGAGGAAAGCATTGCGTGTTACTACAACCAAACTGCTTTTAATCTCATTGCTACTTACCAAGAATGAAAGGAACAATGTAAAGCAACGCAGGTTGGCCGTGTCCATCCATCAAGTTCAAGGCCACATACGTGACTAGAAGACCTGTTGAATTATTTTAAACAGATATAGAATTAATGAGTGGATGGTCCTTATGTTGCAAGGCAGGAGACAAGGAAAATAAAACTGCTGAGAAATATAGTCCTATCACATTATTTTGGGACAGGTAAAATCCGTACAATATCATTTTCTTCCCCTTTCAATTCGGGGGATTATCAAATTTAGGGAAGATAACCTCTGCAAGTCAGgatcaaaataattattactaCAACTTAGCAGTAAAGGGCTTGAGCCTCAACAAACAAAGTAAAATTCAAGCTTGTCTAAGTTCCCTCATACAGCCCACCTATGAACAGGTTGGCTCTGCAGACAAGAGTTTTCTCATACCTAAACCATAAGCAGTCATTGCCCATATGAAGTACCCTGCTCGAAGAGTCTTTTTTGTCAGCCAATCATATCTGCAAAAATAATCGACATTATCAGTCAATGAGCACTGAATAGACCAAACATAATAACCCGTCTCACCGTTGGAACAAATCCACACACCATAACATTTCAATGAAGATAGTGTTCTGAAAACAAATAGCACATTCATAAGATAAATTGACATAATTCCTGGACTTATTGATGTAATAATTGTAAATATGGCCTATTAACAAATTACAGCAGCATGTTTTGGTCTTCGGTTATAAGGTCTTAAAACTATATAAAGCATAAAgaatcaacaaaagtaacaaagacCAAAACTAATTCATTGATCCTGGCATAGATGTCACCAAAAAAGTTACTTATGGCTCCAATGTACCTTAGTGAAAATGCCACAAGCAGTCCAGGTaagataatgtctccaaatccAATAACACTGTAGCCACCCCAAGGATCATAGATCCGGGGAATTTTTAGTAGCATTGGTATGCCATCCTCTCCACTTTTATCACCACGAGCTACCTAAAATAGAAGGAAAATAGCGGATAAAGGAAGTAACATCATTCCCTCAATGGTCAAAATGGTTTACAGAAATCAGAATTCAATGgtgaaaaaataatattataatcacTTGCCACTATCATCACGCTCTCATGAAACCACCATTTGGAAACAAATACCCAGAAGATATCATACAAGAAAGCACAACCCAGAAGAACTGTTCCAACCTGATTCAACAAAATTCACCACTAAAGAACATCAAAAGTTTTTGCAACTCTTCTATTCTCATATGTAAACTAGCTACATGCACATACTatatgcatgcatctctaagCAGTAGGCGGAAAAAGGCAAGTAATAAAGATACCTTGAGATTTGGCACACGAACAATCTGAAGGACTGTGATTATAAGTGCAATACCCTGATTGAGAAGGCAACAGGGGAGGTTCATATATCATCAGTTCACCATGATAAGAGTGTTAATCAGACTAATTTCTGAGTACATTAATTTTCAATGAGAACAAGAAGTCACTACAAGCAAATGGACACATTAGATACAATATAATCACCTGACAAATCCAGTAACAAAGAAAGGTAACAATAACATAAGATACTAGAAAAGTTGGGTCTTACAAGAATATCTTGCCCTATCCAGGCAAAGGATATACGACGATACACTGCCCAAACAACAGCAAATGTTATGCAAAAGGGACAGACAGCCAGTGTCAGATGCGAAACAGCTCCAAATAAGGGTACTTTAATAAATGATTCTGCAAAGCGTTGAAAACACCTGAAACTATATATTTGCGGCAGTCAGTGTCATACACGATCCAACTTGTTCACTGAAACTTAGAAAGAAAATGCATGTATTCTATTAATAGATCTGCTTTTCAAAAAATAAGGATTTAGTTACTTATTTCTTTTTTCACATTTCTGAGACACTTTGGTTTTAGTTATGTTCAGTTACAGTCATGTTTAAAAAGCAGAACAATCAAGCAcgtgtaaacattaaaaaaaaagcaatgtCAGAGGAATATGCATACCATGATAACAAAGTCACCAAGCACGTTTGCAAGCCCTGGAAGCATAAAGGGATATCTGGGATCAGCATTCATCTCAAAAGAGTCTTCCCCTACCCCACCCGCAACCCTTTGTCCTTTCTATCAGGCCTTATTGCAAGTAAATGTCAGAAAAAGgtaacaaagcatacaaatatgGCATCTCATTAAGAAACTTGTGAACTACCAATAAAACAAATGGAGTACATAAGCCACAATgaaataagcataaaaatatatGAAGACAAGCGCACCTCTACTCCACCGATGCAAAACAGAACCACAAGAACCTCAACAAACCAGAATGACATAAGCTTGTAGAGCATGACCAAGAAACATGAAGCAGCCACAACAAAGAAAATTGCTGACATTGTATTTATGTCAACAAAACCACTAGAACCTGCACCTCTAACTTCTAGAATTTCTTCTGATGCATCCTGTGCATACAACATTAATCAACATAATACTGTGGTGAAtggttgaattaaaaaaaaaaaaaaaactgttgcTATATGTACTAGATCAGAGTTTAACAAAGAATGCATAAAATTTGCAATTAAAGAAATGAAGTGACCTTTAGCAGCTTGTCTTGCTCAATAGCAACTTCTCTAGCAGTCCAAGCAGACCAATAAGAAGCACACAAAATGGTACCAACAGCCATTAACCACAAAAACACTTCAGCAATATCAACTGCCGGCCGCTTGGGAGAGTAAAGTGCAACAGAAACTACATTGAGATAAAAAGGTGCATAAGATTTTAAAATCCATTCTGCCATGATGCCATAAGAGGTattatggagaaaagaaaaacacCAGAAGAGAGTATTTTTCCAGAACAACAAAGAGGAAGGACAAACTAGGACATTGACATAAAGGAAATGTGGAAACTCATACCCATGGTGTTGTTACTTATATATTTCTCCAAACGTGAACCGGCATCTTGAGGGAGCATAAGAGCTGGTATTTTTATATCTACATCAGCATCAGATTCACAAACCATCTTGAAAAGCTCTGCATAATaagattaaaaattttccaatcaCAGTAGTAGATTTATTAATTTTCATGATGATGGATACagttgaaaaatgaaaagataGCTAAAATGAATGCCTACAAAATTTCTTCAACTTTCTAACTTGAAGTAAGAATCATATCATTTATTGTGCACAAAAAAAAGGACACTTTTATTTTTGTTCACAAAGGAACCAACATACCTGTTTGGTTGTTTATTATGAGGATGGCAGAAGCACCGGCTTCTTCAGCAACATTTGCCTTCATTGTGAAACTACAGTTACCTCGATGCACCAGAATAACCTCCCCTGTAAGCTACCAACAGAGAAGATATTCAAGATTATGAATGACTTAAGGAACAAGTTTAAGGGAAACTGATCAGATGAAAGAACATGCACGCCAGAAAGAATATATCTAAGAGTCAAATTGGATGAATACATTGTAAAAAAGATTAGAATTAGAAAACCTGATTCCTAGGTTTGCTGCAACAATCAGGAGGATCTGCAAGTGCAAGCCTGGTATGGTTTGCATGTTTTTCTTTTGACTCCAAAGTAGGTCCAAAACGAGCACCAACACCAACATATTCGTTGTCTTCTAAACCATTAATCCATGTCGGGACTTTTACCTATGaaacaaacatattaaatcaacTCTAATATGCAAAGGCCATATACATTACTTTGAAAATGATGTAATAAAAAACAGGGATAAAGCAACATTTAGCCCCTAaatttagcaacttttacaccttggTTCGTGAAATTTTTTGGTCCACATTACTCTCAGAATTTAACAGCTTTTCTCAATTTGGTCCCTGAACTTAGATTCTGTTAAGGTACAACGACATGGTACTCTAAGATTGTGCCACATCatcactttaaaaaaatttcaaaacaaaaagttacttcataatttttttaagattataatatatgtataaatttcaaatGATGATGTGGCAAACCTCATAATCTCACGCCATCAGCTTATCCAATccaagttcaagtaccaattGAAGTTCAGGTGCCAAATTCCGGGACTAATGtggataaaaaaaagttcaaagacCAAATTGGGACAAGTTACCGAATTAAGGGACGAAATGTTGCTTTAATACTAAAGAATTTGATGCAACAAAGAAATAAAGATTCCAAAATACAAGCACCGTttctaactcaattttcaaagGGAAGCAAAGAAGTAAGAAAATCTACTATTAAGTCCAAAAttaagaaacagaagaaaaactAAAACCACAAAAGAGGGGGGGGGGAAGAGAGCCTATGTTTATAATCCCATCAGGATCAAAACCACAAAAATAAgtctaaaacaataaaaaaaaattgccaCCATGATCTCAGCAGTCAAACAGGAAGAACTAAAAGACAAGGTCAAAATTTGAAGTAGATAAATcctaaaaataaacaattaaactaATTATAGATACTAAGGAACAACTTAATCAAACATCAAGTACAAGAGCAAAAGTCAAGATTCTTTCATCATTCATCCATTTTCACAGCAACCAAATAGACGCCAagtaaaaaagcaaaaaaaaaaaaaacgagaaAAGAGGGGAAAGTTCAGGAATTTTGTAAGAATACCAGAACAAAATTATTAGCACAACCAGGTCTCTTTGGAGCAACGTCGTCTTGATGAACAATATCACCAGCTAAACCCAACCCAGCACTCGAAACTACAATTAAAACTACTATTAATACGCCTCTATTTATTTCCATATTtggaaataattaccttcaagaAACGGATTCtagggtttttctttctttcttcaagagaaaaaataaaaaggtgaAAGAAGATGGGAAgcagggaaaaaaaagaaaaatatcactTTTTTTTGTCGTTTGAAGTTCGGAACATGAAAGAAACGCCGTGTGATAATAGCTGTGATTGCATTTGATTTGCCTTTTACTCTTTTACTGTGTGGTCGACGCTCTAGTTCTGCGTCTGCACCTCACGCTATTACTATCTTGGGGAAGACTTGGCCTATGTTGCAAGGAGAAAaccaaaatttatagttttatttttatactaacccAAATCTTAGTCTAAATTGTAATTGTAGTTATTACTTTATCATAACTTCACTTGTTAATTAAAGTAAGCCATCAATCATTGTCTAATAGTGTTCAAACTAATAACTACTGTagtttaatcaattcataaataaataaaccagcTATTTTAATTGGAataatattgtaaaattttactttaagTACTCACAAAAAAGAATATCATTATTTATACACACTAATTGAtatcatttcattattaatttatattttttatttaatgcattagaATGTTTGAAAAATCTATTGTTTAcacttttctaattatttttttattatcatattattagtATAAATAATGGTTTACAATATAGAATAGCGAAAAAGATCAAAcataaatacttttaattattacCTGAATCAAATATCACAATTCAAATGTTGTGACATTATTTACGATCACGTCAAACTACTGACGACGAAGACGTCAATTTAGttgtaagaaaaattaaaaatctctAAAATCTTATAAACACTCAAAAACCTCACTgaatgaaatattttttatttttaaattttcgataCTTAAAGATCTTAAACTTAATTGATATTTATAGTGTGATTCTTCGAAAAACATTTACCAACTACTATACAGCATCACACAAACAAATGTGTGAAATGAAAGTAATGGGCAGCAAAACGTGAGGTGATTCCCACAAACCAAAAGCAGTTCTAAGTAACAcataatgattaattttttggAATAATATCTATATCTTAATTCACTAATTGCGCTACAGAAAACATAAAAAtggttggaattttttttaaagtcaacTGACATTTATTTTCGCTTTTGGAATAGATTCATTTCCATTGTTAGGTCACCGAACAGGCCCTTTGGCGGTGGGGGTGTAAAATAGTTGGAATCGAGAGAGCGCGTGGGACAAACAGACACTATGTAATCAAAGTTCAAAGGTTACCGGCTACTGTCTGAACTGGTTAAAGGTTTCCGTATAGACCGTACAGATAAGAcggcataataataaataattacttGGATCTGGATCAGGTAATACCAGCCTCACTGATTTCTCGCTACATTTTACCTGATTATTGGTTGTATCCATTTCCAGCCAATGAAAACAAAACACGCGACTATAGAGATGCTTGACACGGACGGCACTGAAGCTGCAAAAGGACGGGCCCTCACATGGATACCCGGTCAGTTATGGCAGCCTATTCTTTTTAATGGTGGATCACACGTGTGGCAAATGGCACAAGTGTCGACCAGCCCACCTGTTCAATCTGTACGAGAAAACTTCAGCTAGGATTTTCTTATCAAGAAATCGTTGAAAACATACACGCATTCGCGTCgtctttataattatatttagaaTATTACTTTTCTTTTCATGTCTCTGTATTTcaaattatgtttttgttttttttttcgttttcatattgtccaatattatataaaaatcaagTTTAATCGATCTTCTTTGGCACAGATCAAAATCGTttccaaaatgaaacaaaatactTATAGTGCATCGCCACAAAAACCATTTTATAATTGAGTACGGAATAATTAATACATAGTATTCTGTTCATTTTGAAAAGTTGGAATCTTTTATCTCAAATACAAAAGCATACGTATATGTATACTATTAGAACTTTCGTCTTGAAAGGACATTTCAAATCGTGGTGGACAAATGACCCAAGAAAACCCAGTCAGTGCTCGGTTATGATTTTTATGAGATGTTGGGTCCAATCCACCAGAACAAACTTTGGGTCCTAGCAACAAGCCGTGGTTGCTTTGTTTGGTTAGACAACTGAATATTTCTCAACCAATGAACCAAATATGCACACAATTTTCGTTCTTCTAATTTTTGCTATCGAAATGAGTGGAGGAGCATTATTGATGTTCAACACCGTAATAATGTAGGGCCCATGTCCTTTTATGGTATATCCACTTATTCAATGCCGACAGGGAATCTACATTCACAAGGACTAGTCTAGCACCAATACTTAAAAGCTATGacatataatacattaaaaataatatataaagtggCATATTACTGCATTTAATACACAATAATTAGTATAAATAGTATGTTAATCTTAGCGGGGAAAAGtataatgagaaaaaaaaaactaaaatttgcaCTAAAAGGCCCCACAAATTCCAATCTGATATTGAACATTTGACTTCCAAGTTGTAAAGTAACATGAATTTACGGATATCCCCTTTAAACTGCAGGCCAACAACATCCAACCAAATTCCATAGCTTATAAACAATTCCCAAGAAAATTTCTTCATAAATTATTGGTGATTAGATGGTGTGGGTGACCAGAATAGAAGGCCTTCATATGGTAGTTGAAAGCCCCTTCGGCCTTCATACAGACCAACTGAAAACAGCATGAACGTGCATTCTAACACACAAAAGATAAGCTACTTTCTTTTGGTTTTTTGTTGCAAGAGAAGAGTAATTGACATGACCAGAACTGGTTCAACAAAACACAGTTCCcttcttatttctttctattaTGAAAATACAAAGAGGTTGCCCTCACAATCAAAATTGCATACTAagcacaacaaaaaaaaaaattaaaagaaatttgaaaacttACAAAGGATCCACAATGCCAAGGATCCCAAGTCCCAACCCTTATAGGTGTCATCTTTCAACCACCTGAAAAGCCTCTTATCAAAAATTGTTCACGCTGTGAGCCGAACGAAGGAAGTGCTCATCATCTTTGCTCAGAATCTAGCAATCAATACACAAATAATTTACTGTTAGCTATTTACTTGTTCGATCAAACAAGATttgaaaacaaaagagaaaacaaagttTGGTTTTAACTTCCAACCCAACCATCACAACCAAGAAAACTCATTAACTGATCATCAGGAGAACAGAAAATAATGCAAAACATGTAGCTTATTTTGTATACAAGTTCAACTAGTTACTTTCACAACAATTGACATGGTGTAAAAGCAAGTAGAACCACAGATAATAATTCTATCAAAACTTTTCACCAGACAAACttaataatagaaaaaggatAGCAACGTACTTGCATATCTCCTTAGTGAACCATTTCCATTAAGAGAAAAATGCACCGGTTTCCTTTCATGACCAAAAGATAGAATTTCTTGCATTCTTTCTGGCCAATCTGAATTCAATCTACGGGCAAAATCTTCCACCTCCCTaaacaaaagataaaaagatAGATAATTTGGGCTATATATACAAACTTCCTCCAACATAGCGTAAAACGAGTACAAGATACTGACATTGTTACTTCATTGGATACAGTCAGCTTACTACTTTTCCTCAATTCATATGAACAATACCTAAAAATAATATGGACAAGTACATAGATTTCAAATGGTCAAGACCAATGATTTCagattctttaaattttccaaaatagtcCCGATATACAGAATAAACACAATATCAGACTGTCAAAGAGATGCAGCAGCGCTTCCTTCTAGATATATAAATGGACTTGCACATTTATCATTGAGAAACAAATAAGGTTAGGTCATAGTGTCTAAAGTCTAGTCTTTACAATGTTTATTTGGAAGCTCAATCAGTGGGACACCTTGTCTGTAATAAATTGACAGAAAATGGAGAagggaaaaaagagagaaaggagaaaCAAACCCAGCATATCTTTAACCCTTATTTTGCCTcccaaatatgcaaaaaaaaaccACTTAAGACAAAACGTCAAACCACAAAATCATGAATTATTTCTCTTAGACTACCAGgcaattgaaaaagatgaaaacaCCGAAGTCTTAAAGCACAGGGTTACGTGACCACTTTTCCTTCAATGCTCCAGAGGAGATGAGGAGGAAGGGAGCAAAGAGGAACAGGAAGATTTAGAGGCAAAAATTCGTCTTTACCtgtctattttttctttcaatgCCGGATCAATCTCGTCATCAATATCACCATCATCAAGCTCATTCTTATTGTCAAAAATATTATCTTCGACATCATGTAAGTTTGAGGTAGCACCAACACCAGCCCGAACTTTCTGACCAACTTCGGCACTATGGCACACTTGGTTAAGACCATTTGGTTCCTGGAACAGGAGAGGAACTTCAGTACCTTGTCAATATTccaacagaaaaaaaaagaataatctaGAGGTTCACACCTTATTATGGTTTTTAATGGCTTCATTGGCAGATGTGGTCTTCTGCTGATCTTTTCTTCTTCGGTTCTTCTTTTtactctttgaattttttatcccTTTAGAATCTGCAAAACAGAATTCC is part of the Gossypium hirsutum isolate 1008001.06 chromosome D11, Gossypium_hirsutum_v2.1, whole genome shotgun sequence genome and encodes:
- the LOC107911523 gene encoding signal peptide peptidase-like 4 isoform X3 — its product is MKANVAEEAGASAILIINNQTELFKMVCESDADVDIKIPALMLPQDAGSRLEKYISNNTMVSVALYSPKRPAVDIAEVFLWLMAVGTILCASYWSAWTAREVAIEQDKLLKDASEEILEVRGAGSSGFVDINTMSAIFFVVAASCFLVMLYKLMSFWFVEVLVVLFCIGGVEGLQTCLVTLLSCFRCFQRFAESFIKVPLFGAVSHLTLAVCPFCITFAVVWAVYRRISFAWIGQDILGIALIITVLQIVRVPNLKVGTVLLGCAFLYDIFWVFVSKWWFHESVMIVVARGDKSGEDGIPMLLKIPRIYDPWGGYSVIGFGDIILPGLLVAFSLRYDWLTKKTLRAGYFIWAMTAYGLGLLVTYVALNLMDGHGQPALLYIVPFILGTFITLGKKRGDLKTLWTRGEPERPCPHVQLQPLEQRE
- the LOC107911523 gene encoding signal peptide peptidase-like 4 isoform X2 — translated: MEINRGVLIVVLIVVSSAGLGLAGDIVHQDDVAPKRPGCANNFVLVKVPTWINGLEDNEYVGVGARFGPTLESKEKHANHTRLALADPPDCCSKPRNQLTGEVILVHRGNCSFTMKANVAEEAGASAILIINNQTELFKMVCESDADVDIKIPALMLPQDAGSRLEKYISNNTMVSVALYSPKRPAVDIAEVFLWLMAVGTILCASYWSAWTAREVAIEQDKLLKDASEEILEVRGAGSSGFVDINTMSAIFFVVAASCFLVMLYKLMSFWFVEVLVVLFCIGGVEGLQTCLVTLLSCFRCFQRFAESFIKVPLFGAVSHLTLAVCPFCITFAVVWAVYRRISFAWIGQDILGIALIITVLQIVRVPNLKVARGDKSGEDGIPMLLKIPRIYDPWGGYSVIGFGDIILPGLLVAFSLRYDWLTKKTLRAGYFIWAMTAYGLGLLVTYVALNLMDGHGQPALLYIVPFILGTFITLGKKRGDLKTLWTRGEPERPCPHVQLQPLEQRE
- the LOC107911523 gene encoding signal peptide peptidase-like 4 isoform X1 yields the protein MEINRGVLIVVLIVVSSAGLGLAGDIVHQDDVAPKRPGCANNFVLVKVPTWINGLEDNEYVGVGARFGPTLESKEKHANHTRLALADPPDCCSKPRNQLTGEVILVHRGNCSFTMKANVAEEAGASAILIINNQTELFKMVCESDADVDIKIPALMLPQDAGSRLEKYISNNTMVSVALYSPKRPAVDIAEVFLWLMAVGTILCASYWSAWTAREVAIEQDKLLKDASEEILEVRGAGSSGFVDINTMSAIFFVVAASCFLVMLYKLMSFWFVEVLVVLFCIGGVEGLQTCLVTLLSCFRCFQRFAESFIKVPLFGAVSHLTLAVCPFCITFAVVWAVYRRISFAWIGQDILGIALIITVLQIVRVPNLKVGTVLLGCAFLYDIFWVFVSKWWFHESVMIVVARGDKSGEDGIPMLLKIPRIYDPWGGYSVIGFGDIILPGLLVAFSLRYDWLTKKTLRAGYFIWAMTAYGLGLLVTYVALNLMDGHGQPALLYIVPFILGTFITLGKKRGDLKTLWTRGEPERPCPHVQLQPLEQRE